One genomic segment of Camelus ferus isolate YT-003-E chromosome 19, BCGSAC_Cfer_1.0, whole genome shotgun sequence includes these proteins:
- the GID8 gene encoding glucose-induced degradation protein 8 homolog: MSYTEKPDEITKDEWMEKLNNLHVQRADMNRLIMNYLVTEGFKEAAEKFRMESGIEPSVDLETLDERIKIREMILKGQIQEAIALINSLHPELLDTNRHLYFHLQQQHLIELIRQRETEAALEFAQTQLAEQGEESRECLTEMERTLALLAFDNPEESPFGDLLNMMQRQKVWSEVNQAVLDYENRESTPKLAKLLKLLLWAQNELDQKKVKYPKMTDLSKGVIEEPK; this comes from the exons ATGAGTTACACAGAAAAACCCGATGAAATCACGAAAGATGAGTGGATGGAAAAACTCAATAACTTACACGTCCAGCGAGCAGACATGAACCGCCTCATCATGAACTACCTGGTCACAG aggGCTTTAAGGAAGCAGCAGAGAAATTTCGAATGGAATCTGGGATTGAACCTAGTGTTGATCTCGAAACACTTGATGAGCGAATCAAAATCCGGGAGATGATCCTGAAAGGCCAGATTCAGGAGGCCATCGCGCTGATCAACAGCCTCCACCCAGAGCTCCTGGACACAAACCGGCACCTTTACTTCCACCTGCAA cagcagcacctgatCGAGCTGATCCGCCAGCGGGAGACGGAGGCGGCGCTGGAGTTCGCGCAGACGCAGCTGGCTGAGCAGGGCGAGGAGAGCCGGGAGTGCCTGACGGAGATGGAGCGCACACTGGCACTGCTGGCCTTCGACAACCCGGAGGAGTCGCCCTTCGGAGACCTCCTGAACATGATGCAGAGGCAGAAG GTGTGGAGTGAGGTTAACCAAGCTGTCCTGGATTATGAAAACCGTGAGTCAACACCCAAGCTGGCAAAATTACTGAAACTCCTCCTTTGGGCTCAGAATGAGCTGGaccagaagaaagtaaaatacccCAAAATGACAGACCTGAGCAAAGGTGTGATCGAGGAGCCCAAGTAG